The Anabas testudineus chromosome 15, fAnaTes1.2, whole genome shotgun sequence DNA segment tttattaaactcGTCAAAAGTAAACTAATAATTTAACAGTGTCATAAACTGCTATATTTGTATGTCACAGTATTCACAATAAACAATAGATCTTGGGTTTGTCTTCACTAAGCTCACTGACTCTACAGCTCAAATGCCATAAGTGCAAAGTTATTATCAGAAAAATGAGTCGTTTGTAACGTCTAGTTTATCACAAGATGATTCTGTACAAGCTATGGGTCCAcgacaaattaaatataaaaaaaaaacaataaccagTAAATTGTCTTAGTAGAGGGTTAGCCTCAAGGATAGCTCGTTTTTACAAGTCTCTGAAAATCTACTGTTTATTCCAAATGAAATTATGTTGGTGTTCAGCTGGCTTTATGTCTTTAGGTGACATAGACCACAGtataatcaaacattttaaatgcatgaaaCAAAAGAGTCACAGATGtatataattaaatacaaaatatgtttGCCTTGTATAaatttacatatattatattttcctGTTACCATAAAATCATTATATTACAATAATTAATGTATAGCAGCCTACATACCATTTACAGttagaataaaacatgaaactcAGATATAGCATCAGATtagtttaaaatgacaaattctcAGAAACTGTATAATGTTTCACAACTGCCTTTCATAATTAGGAGATAACGTTGTACTCACTTCAAAccactgacaaaaacactgtaGTGCCATTAAAGGTAGAATAAACAGCATTAATCAGTCTCACAACTGCACAGTGTATGTGACTACATCCTTCTACAGCAGGTTGTAGCATTAAAGTTAGACAGAGTTGCTCCTGCAGTTGAGAGGCACAGAGGTGCGGGACATTTCCATGTGCACAGTCGACATGGGGAAATGCTCACACTCTTCTTCTACTTGGCGGCAACGGCAATGCAGGAGCACATCTCTCACCTCCTGCCGAAAGTTGGAGTTGAGGAAGCCGTAGATGATGGGGTTGATGCAGGTGGAGGACATGGCCAGTAGGTGGCAGAGCGAGAACAGAAGGTTGTGGTGGCAGATGGGCAGAGCCTCCTGGTTCCAGTCTGACACCACATTGAAGATGGTGAGCGGCAACCAGCAAAGAGCAAAAGCTGTGATGAGGGCAACCAGCATTATGTTGATTCGACGGCTGTGGGTCAGGCGCTGGTTCTCTAGTGTCCTGGCACGGTCCAGCATGTCTTTGCGGTGGCGAAGGCGCACAAAAACTCTAATGTAACAGAGCAGGACTAACAGAAGTGGGCCACAGTACTGGAAGAGCAGGAGCCATGTGGTGTAAGCAAGCCTGTGTTGCTGGGAAGGCCAGTGTTCCAGACAGGCCTCCATATGTGGAGAGGTGGGAACATAAGAAAAGAGAGCACGGTACGAATTTGCAAGTACAGATGAGTTTTTAAATATGTAGGCGGTAGGGTGAGGCAGAGATGTGTTGACATTAGCCAGGGGGGAGTTTTGGAGTGGAGTCTGAGGCAGCATTACATTGGCGTACGGCTCATTTGTGAGCAGCTGAAAGGCCAGGAAAGGTGAGGACGTGAAGGAGGCCAGAATCCAAATGAGAACAACTCCAATGTAGGCCTGAGGAATGCTAGGTTTCCATCCAGCAGGGTTAATGATGAGCTGATGTCTTTCCAGGGCGATGAACACCAGagacagcacagacacagtcacagacacacactggatGAATGGCACCAGCCGGCACAACAGTGACCCAAACACCCAGTGGTCCATCAGTGTGTATATAACAGTGAAGGGGAggcagaacacacacaccaggatGTCAGAGAATGACAAGTTGCAGATGAAAATACTGGTGACATTAACTTTTTCCCTGCGACGGGCAATGATGCAGATGAGGCCAACGTTCCCCACCAGCCCCAGCACCATTGTAATGCTGTACCACACCACTAGACATACTGTGAGGATAGGAGACATATGACAATGCTCATCATGCCCAAGAACAGAAAGGTCTGAGAGCAGTTGGGTCTCGTTCCCCGGCCACTCCTGTGCAGACTCACGACTGGTTCTTCCCTCCTCCCATGATGGGAAATGTTGAGAGGTGGAGCTGTTGAagagcagaggcagagctgtCGCGGATGGAGAAGATTGGTTCGTGTTGCCACTTAGGGACATCTCACCAGGACTTCAATGTCACCAGCCCCCAGGATCAAACCACCCATCCCAGCCCTCTGAGAGCAGGCATCTGAGACAAATAGGACAAAAGAGAATAGAACACGaatagaaaaaatgttttttacttgcAAAGCAAACACTCTTATAGGATAAGGGGTCTGCTCGTGAAGAAGAGATGCAGTTCTTTGATAGAAGCACCGGGTTAGGAAAATGTTAACTGATGTTACCCATCATGAAAGTATAGGTGAtacaatttagatttttttggtTGGTTGCTCACAAAATACTGTTATGTTATAGAAAAGCTacacaacatgaaaagaaaaagaacacaatactctattttacacagtttaaactGCACAGACTAGTTTATTGTCTTTGTCGTACAGTAACTATttctctccttttatttttcccATCTTAAGATCTAAGATGTGTCAACTCCCGTCGCACAAATGAGTCCTCCAGTCAGTCAGGGTTCAAGACTGAACATAATAGCTTAATGACGGTAAAATTACTATGCATGAATAGCAGGAGTGAAGTCTATTTACACAATGAGTGATGCACTATGTCGAAGTGAAAAGGGCATGACATTGTCAGAATCCTAAAAATGGATTCTAGCTCCCTCCCCTGAAACCTCTGCCATGTATTGTGAAAACCAGCATTGCTAAGAAAATGAGCCTTGTCACTTTCCATTAATGGCACACGCGCTTAGCTATCAGTCACTTCACGCTGCATCATTACTAACCTACTCTGTCAGTGTGTTGAGTGAGCTGCAGGCAGGGTGGCACAACATTGATCATCCTTtgttcagagagagaaaaaaataaaacaaatgtaatgtcaGCACTAACCAGATGTAAGACACAGCTGTAGCAGAGCGGAGAAACGACAGACAccagcaaacaaaaaaagtaagaGTAGCCCATTAACAGGCAAATTTAACCCTGTCACTTAGGAGGGATGTTATGCTGGTTGATTGCATGTCCAGCAAGTATTTGTGTCAGTGCGATCGGCCCCCTTGAGAGCAAAATCTCTGCAGGATAAGGAACACTGTGACCTGGAACTGCTGTGTCCAtcatattcttcttttttgccTCAGCCAAgtctcctccatctctgtgaCAACAGTGCTCTCTGACAGGGAAATGAGAAAGTGGCTCCGTGTCATTTTTTTCACACCAGATTCACCTTGattttctctttgctatttttCTGAGAGCAGTTGCACTGTGCaacaattacttttttttttattaatctttaaAATTTTGTCCTTATTGTAGcattagaaaaaacattttgtcacattGTAAATTGGTTGGacacatatgtatttattttatccatAAACTGTTTTTCTGAAGCAGTATCatacaattttaatatttaaattcaatttaatatttttatgtgtcTATATAACATGTTCATTCAAtcacctttgttttgtttttgtaaataatgtaattaatgtctctaaaaatgaaaatcacagAGAGACAGCTTGACCAATTACTGTGCAGTCACTgattcatatcatatcatatattaaaaagatgtttaactATCATTTATTTGTCAACATAAACACAAGGGAATATTACCTTTTGCAG contains these protein-coding regions:
- the npy4r gene encoding neuropeptide Y receptor type 4, translating into MSLSGNTNQSSPSATALPLLFNSSTSQHFPSWEEGRTSRESAQEWPGNETQLLSDLSVLGHDEHCHMSPILTVCLVVWYSITMVLGLVGNVGLICIIARRREKVNVTSIFICNLSFSDILVCVFCLPFTVIYTLMDHWVFGSLLCRLVPFIQCVSVTVSVLSLVFIALERHQLIINPAGWKPSIPQAYIGVVLIWILASFTSSPFLAFQLLTNEPYANVMLPQTPLQNSPLANVNTSLPHPTAYIFKNSSVLANSYRALFSYVPTSPHMEACLEHWPSQQHRLAYTTWLLLFQYCGPLLLVLLCYIRVFVRLRHRKDMLDRARTLENQRLTHSRRINIMLVALITAFALCWLPLTIFNVVSDWNQEALPICHHNLLFSLCHLLAMSSTCINPIIYGFLNSNFRQEVRDVLLHCRCRQVEEECEHFPMSTVHMEMSRTSVPLNCRSNSV